AGAGGATTACAAAGGAGGGTATAAATGTGTGGCCTAAAATCCATGGAAACCTACAAGAGTTGATGAGATCTATAATTTAGAAATGCAAATAACAACACAATGACGGCACGAGAAGAAAGAGGATAGCTTAAGTCATTAGGATTCACTGGCCTGTGAACCATTAATGTCTGAACATTCAGCACCACTCCATCTAGTAGATGTTGAGATATCTTATTCAGTAAATTGCACTGGATGAAAGGTCACTAGCATTCTTTAGCTGACTTTTACTAAGGTTTTCTTTACCAACTTTAATGGCAATTGTTGAGGCATTTCACGAAAACACTAGAACAGCACTCTGTGCAGCGTTTACATccaccatggcccaacagtcttCATGAAACCCCATTTAAATCCATtacattcagatttttatttggatctgcataGAATTGCTCAAGCTAAAAGATATCGGTCCCCTAATCATGGATCCATGAGGTGTTTCCAtcttgcaatattaaagaaaattaaaatgtttcctggatctgccccctttCCAAATTCCATGCCAAACTTagatgggttctttcttggacCATGTTGTACCCTTCCACCGAGTGTCGTGGAAATCCGTTATGAAGTTTTTCCATATTCCTGCTgccaatcaaacaaaccaaactaatGGATGGTGGTAAAATTGTGACTTCCTTGGTGCTTGAAAAAGCcactttaaaggggacatagcatgcccattttaccacaagttgatatggttccttggggtcttaatgaaatgtctgtaacatactttggtcaaaataccacaaggatcatataaaacagcaccctttttaccctgtataaaacagccctccacagagtgacctgttttgagtgcctgttcctttaaatgctaatgagccagccccccccccccctccccagaggggagaggggggctatgaagaccatcatttacccccgaaccccgacattcaacgggtacaacaacaagcggagaaagcagaatcgcgggctgaccttatatatacagtctatggggctgaccagcgcggagaaatgcatgtcccgtgtgaacagccaggcggctgcgtgctggagaacggcgctgcgctgcctcgcagcggcgcttccgcgtctggtgtaacccggcgtaacgagtgggggggctctgtgtgtttgtgccagtgttacagtagtgctgaacactgcggaagtcttccacactgctggctgtgtggcgttgacacaaattccagctcacccatgggagagcgagcggtcgcgcccgagcaactgctgcagcctcccagtcccaacgatccagacaaatgccacatgtgagtgaatcgcgggctgaccagcgcggagaaatgctcgtcccgtgtgaacaacccggcgtaacgagtgtggggggacgggggggatggggggggccaaggccaaggccatgtagggagacttccagttccttgttacgacacaaaacccaggaagctcaatcgagtcgctcaagcatgacgtttctgacttagaggaaccataacaaaacgcaccagtgtttttttcccagagtttttgggttggtagacatgccagatacccacattaacgtgtagaagcactaacaaagtggaatttgcatgctatgtcccctttaaagggatagttcatcgaaaaatgaaaattcaatcatcatctactcactactatgccgatggagaggtgggtgaagtgtttgagtccacaaaacacttttggagtttcaggggtaaacagcattgctgCCAAATGCAATGCAATTAAAGTAAATAGTGACCTcttcttcaaacgtaataaaaaaataaaaatgattccggtagcggacatttaggcATAAAACTAAATGATATCAGTAAGCTAAAGtagagtagataatgagtgaattttcatctTTCAGTgaacacttttcattttttcaacaTAGACAATCCTTACAGGACAACATAGCACAGGTTTCTCTAACAATATAGCCTACATTAAAGTACTGTATAACACGTGACACATAAGAAACAGAATtgagaaatgcaaacaaatatcCTCAAAATATTGGAGAAAATAGAAAAGCAGTGACATTTCACCAAACAAATGCTGTGAAAAGGTTAAAAGGtaatgtttcccccccccccttaacaTAGGCTCATAATTAGTAATTTggtgtatttttaaatactttgaaAATGCTCTTTTATAGTTAGAATTTgcagagaaatacattttctcacttacagacacacaaattgTCATTTCTATACAGGTTGTgtacatttcaaataaataagttaATAAATGAACTTTTCAGGTGTTTGCATTGTGGTGAATGTAAGTTTAAATACTGTTTTACAGAGAGATGTTCCTATATTTTTCGGACAAATAGAAAATCTTGATGCTTTAAAACACACTAAGGCGCATTAATAATTGTCTTATGTTAACAAAGGGGACACACATAgggcaaaatacatttttatgctTTAACACAAAAAGTTGCATGAATGGTAAAAATGCCTGTGCCATATGAAGGTATGAAGTCACAGtgtcacacactgactcactgagaGTTTTGATGACtccagaggaaaaaagagaaatgatgtAAGTTGCAGGTTAAACAGCTGATAGACACTGTGGCTAAAGATAGTTGCTCTGACCACAAGTCAGTCTTGTGTTTTAAACCATGTTGATCTGAGACACATGACATCACTGAGGGAGAAACAAGCAGTTTCCCATGTTTCACACAGTAAACCCAAACTGAGCAATTACATACTTTGGCTACAGTCCTGAATGTCAGGTCTGATTTGAACCACAGGCGTGAGTGTTTACCCACAGTGACACCTTCCTCTCCAGGGGTAGACTTTAAATAGACATGTTCAATCTTTTCCATAAGATGCTGGCCTTTAAAAGCACTTTATCCTCCACAGCTTGTTTGTATTTGACAGTTATTCcagttgtgtttgttcatgtgcaGTAAAGTGTGGTGAAACTCCAAATGGAAAATATGGCATCTCTTTCTGGGAACACAGCCTTGATTTATGACCTGCATTCACTTTCACAAGTGAAATTTATGTGCAATGACTGTTGGACTATGTCCACACAGTGATGGaacattctgtgtgtgtttgtgtgtgtgtttaatccaCCACGGGGTCATGGTGACCTGTCATGATGACCTGTCATGATGACCTATGATTGATGGCAGATAGAAGCCTTGTTTTGTCAAAAAGAACATCAAACAAAGTTTTTTCTCTAAAATAACTTTATAATGAAAAATTTTATCTGATCGCCTAAAAATGTACGAACCAGATCACAGAAAATATAGACAATTAAAGACAAAAGCATTACACGGAATTATTCAATGAAACTTTAGTCTTGGTAAGAAACCAAATAGTGATTTctttgaaacataaaataaaaacaaagttacCACAGTAGCTCCTAATGTATTAGtaagaactagaatggcactcagcagatCGCCTACCTTCGCCAAGGCACAATAATCCTTCACATGATCAACTAGTTCTTATAGTAGACATATAAAAAAGTAGTGGTCTGTTaacctaaattatttatatCTTGTAAAACATAGTTATTTTTTCAAAGTCTGGACCTGCCCTTTAATCTGCATCCCCACCACCACAATGTGATGTGTTCTTCCCAGGCCCCACCAGGTCTGGTTGGCATCGATTTGGTAGTTGCTCAATCTTGCGAACAGCAGacatgtaaaaatatttgttcaaactttcttggcagaggtaataataaaacactgacaGGGTGCATAATGAGTAATTCTATCTCTGATACTTTAGGTAAACTTTGCTGTTAATACttttgtactttgacttttaatgCAAGACTTTTACTTCTACTGGCGTGTTtttcattgtcttgtttttaacactaaataaaagatgaatgaatCATCTATCACTACAGATAAAGGAATATATATCGAAAGAAGAGCTCGGAATTACCAACCCACGAGTCTGAAGTTGCAACTGGAGCGCCCCTTCAAGTCGGAAATTCAACTCGGATGGTCGGAGGAACCTCATCACCCCTGACTGACTAATCACAGATGGCTGCTCCATGTATCAACAGAAGTGAAAGCTatagtttttactgtttataaGCACTTCTGTCATTACGTTTATCATAAACTAGTCCTGTCCAATGACTGTCTGTGGACTACGGTGTTAGTTTGCGTAATTAACCCCGGCCTTTCGTCCATTCGTCACCAGAACATCTGATCACTGCTCACAGCTGACTCAGAGTCAGCTGCTTAAATTGTATATTCAAATTCTCAGTTAGCGTATATATTTTGAGTTCTTATAACTTGTCTTTTTTCACCTTGTGTTTTCCTGCCACTGTCTCACCAGCCTGTTCACCGCCTCCCTGCATTACCGTACTGCCTTCTTTGGacaataaaaccctttaaaccTGCTCCTATGTGTGTTGCACTTGGGTTCAGCTCTCAGTGCAATCGTAACAGTTCAAGCTCATTGAAAATTAATGTCATGAAGAATTTAGAACAAGGAGATCTGAGAATATCgctgatttcagacatggactAAATTTCAGGGAATCTGCGGACATCCTctaacccttgtgttgtccctgcttcccccggctgttggctgTGAGCGTTTGGGTACTGATTTAACTAACCCTTGTTGTGTTgtccccactcctcctcctcctcctcctccctctcctcctgcttggACTGTGGACCCTAACCctccccctcacatagcccaccacatattagcacgcacacgtagggcaatagacaagtgagcagcccttgcagatgtatttgttacacccgcggcacatggtgtgagttttacagtcctttttcgtggggcatatctgacacctcttcctcttactcgccccgagcggggctgctgcggCGGCGACTAGGGCTAGGGAGGAGGCCGGATGctcaggttgttgttgttgttgttgttgttgttgttgttgttgttgtagggCTAGAGGGGTggccggacgctcgggtcgagcgttgtcgtcgtcgtcgtcgtggTCAAGAGCTCTCCGCGCGGCGGTGGCTTtcacagccttcacaaccgcggcggacacttccgtgcgggggatgcgctcccttcgtgcgatgaacggagtcacgagagcctttcccagctgctcgaggaacaccctccgcttgttccgcttgcccggcatccagtcggggtttatctctctccatatcacgaaggcgttgtacGAAGAGACGTCGAGGATGTTGTggaagacgaccaggggccagcgcgcggtcatcctcctgcagctgtacgttccgatcaccttgtctaggttgtccacgcctcctttgttgcggttgtagtccaggacgatgaccggtttcctgtcctcgcggtcgctgacgTCGGCCTCCGCGTGCCgcgtgctcaggagcaccacgttcttgtttttctttgggatgtaggacaccagagtggcggtgggcgtgaagGCGAACCTGGAGGAGAACACCTCTCTTtccttgaccgcgagcagcccggtcgggagctcgggcttgttcttccgaaccgtgccgaccacggtgatcttcctctccaggagctgccgcgcgagttcgtaggaggtgaagtaattgttgCACGTGACGTTGCGACCGAGCAGTCCCTCCGTGACATCGAGCACgacccgcaacccctggttcctcTCCGGGTGTCCGCCGatcggctttccggtgtagacttgcatcttccaagcgtagctggatttggcgtcgcaggccacccacgacttgatcccgtatttcgcaggcttgctgggcatgtactgtcggaaaggacaccggcctggggagaaaaagaggaggagaggagatgcgAATGTtgacaggagaggagatgaggacgaggactagcagccgctagCTAGCTATAGctacataacataataacataacataataataatatttaaaaaacggaaaaaaagaataacctctgaacggaaccagttgctcgtccacggtcacttcgggccccgggttgtagaggcgcGGCAGCCGCGCCACCCACGcatcccagacctctcgcatggccgccaatttgtccgcGGCGCGTCTCGcgcgtctcgtctcgcggtcgtcgaagcgcaggagtctggagtacgtgtgaaAGACTTTGAGtggcatcgtggcacgaaatatcgcccggccgctctgGGCATCCCACAagctggcggcggcctcgccccgggacctgtacacgcccgctaagatcagcagccctacgtaggcgcgcaggtcggtctcgtccatccctttccagtcgtcgccgtattttcgacgaccctccagattcgtcatctccaggatgatgttctctacccTCGGCGTGAcgaacaggcggaacgtcgaggctacGTCATGGGTGCGGGACGTTGCGTGCGTCGTGGGGCCCGGGGGGACCCCGATGGGTGTAGCGGCGGCggcgctttgagccgcagcagaggaggaagagcagcagcccTCCTCTCGGtcgtacgccctcgaggaccatgttatttctccgtttcttgacaggaaggtctctctttccaagagtccggtggtggtggtggtgccgtggtcttctccttctcctccttcttcttcgcTTCggtctccttcttcttcttcttcttcttcttcttccgagGATGAGCacgatgacgaatctgcagcagcatcacacactgggtcgtagtcttcgtcgtcgtcgtctCGGCCTTCTTCTcggtccgcttctcggtcttgCTCTTCCGCGTCCTCTTCCGGTTCAGAGGATTGCTGCTGGGAGaacagctgttggagaacctgttctctggtgaaacgtGCTTGATGTGACATCGAGACCTGGTCAGGAAGAACAGCACACGGACGTGTCCTGACTTGTCCCGGATTTATTGTTAGTAATCTATTTATATCCCTATACTCGCACACACACGTTGGGGGTGGGGAATTGGTCAATTTGCTGGACAATACAGCTGATTCCAATTGTGATCTCGGGAGAAACACACTGGCCTCTCTGTGGGTCTCAATGaccccacagagaaacacactggCCCCTCTGTGGGTCTCAATGaccccacagagaaacacaccgGCCTCTCTGTGGGTCTCAATGaccccacagagaaacacaccgGCCTCTCTGTGGGTCTCAatgaccccaggagaattggagaatgacaatccatgggtcaccctaaccctgaccctgaccggccagggcttgcggatgatcgcacgcacgcacgcacgcacgcacgcaagcacgcacacgcacactctgggtcaatctgACCCAGGGacaacacgagggttaataAGCCTGTGTTGGTCATGTGCATGCAGCCCAGAATAATCGAAAAGAAAAGGGGATATAAGTCCCTGACAGACATAAAAACCAGTGCAGTGTgttgttctgcagcagaggaacaaAGAATCATAGAGCTCTGTGAAGAATTTAAATTCATATAAACCAACGAAGGAAGCATCTCGTAAGCACAAGGCTAAGGAGATGTCATGACAGACAATATCTGACAGATTGAAGGTAAAAGTTACATTGACCGTCTGTATTGGTGAAATAAATTTATGAGGAGGGCATGAacccacagacagagaagagagtaCAAAGACTCTTACGAAGTGAGCAACATGTCAGTATTAGTATAAGAATCTGCAGAATTTTAttacaaactaaaccttttcaCGTGTGGTGTTAATCTTTCTCCACTGCCTACACTGTTTTCATTGtatgttttaaaggggacatagcatgcccattttaccacaagttgatatggttccttggggtcttaatgaaatgtctgtaacatactttggtcaaaataccacaaggatcatataaaacagcaccctttttaccctgtataaaacagccctccacagagtgacctgttttgagtgcctgttcctttaaatgctaatgagccagctcccccctctccccccatgattttaaacgatataaattacatattttatatgatataaattatcaaatatgcatcccatactttgtattccccttctgttgtcctggagttttaattttcccaatcacataattaaatgtccccctctgcccatccactacaagcacacaagcagacagacagagagagaaagagaggggtggggggggggctatgaagaccatcatttaccctcgaaccccgacattcaacgggtacaacaacaagcggagaaagcagaatcgcgggctgaccttatatatacagtctatggggctgaccagcggagaaatgctcgtcccgtgtgaacagccaggcggctgcgtgctggagaacggcgctgcgctgcctcgcagcggcacttccgcgtccggtgtaccccgacgtaactactgtaacccggcgtacagtagagctgaacactgcggaagtcttccacacagctggcagtgtggaagaccgctgcgaggcagcgcagcgccgttctcaagcgcgcagccgcctggctgttcacacgggacgagcatttctccgctggtcagccccatagactgtatatataaggtcagcccgcgattctgctttctccgcttgttgttgtacccgttgaatgtcggggttcgggggttacagtagcgctgaacactgcggaagtcttccacactgctggctgtgtggcgctgacacaaattccagctcacgcacgggagagcgagcggtcgctcccgagcagctgctgcagcctcccagtcccaacgatccagacaaatgcacatgtgagtgaatcgcgggctgaccagcggagaaatgctcgtcccgtgtgaacagcccggctgcgtgcttgggaacggcgctgcgctgcctccggtgtaaacccggcgtagcgagtgtggggggacggggggatgaggtggggggtgggccaagaccatgtagggagacttccagttccttgttacgacacaaaacccaggaagcgcaatcgagtcgctcaagcatgacgtttctgacttagaggaactataacaaaacgcgcgagtgttttttccccagagtttttgggttggtagacatgccagatacccacattaacctgtagaagcactaacaaagtggaatttgcatgctatgtcccctttaaatgaaTTGTCAAATCCACAAGACTGTGGATACTAAGCTAATAGATACAATCAGATATGTTTGAAACGGTGGTGTAGAAAAATTGCATCACTATAATACATTTACTGTTAGTTAGCCTGATAAGGTGAGATTTGTGTGAAGCCTCTCTGACCCACTGACCTAATAACCCACAGCCTTTATTcattcttctctgtcacatccCATCAGGAGTAATCTGAGCAGCCAAACAGGGACGTGGCAACAAGGGAagataaagtataaaaatagtATACACAGTATTAAGTAGCCTCTAATGAACTGTGAAGagagtgtttgttttaaatagacgtaaatctgtaaatatgaaCCTTTTAGCCACAAAAAGATGCCACAGCCACTAGTGGGCGACATCCACCTGAGCCCtaacagctgcagaggagctgggGATAGGGGGGGGGCACATCTTTACTTCGTTTACTCAACTGGATCAGTTATATATCAGTGAGGGAAGACTGAATATTACTTGTAGAGACTCATCATAAGATAATGAAGTTGTACATGACCCATTTGTGAGTAGCTCTTATTTTCTTAAAGAGTTGCATTttctgtcattcattcattattttttatctttaccaACCACAGTGTTGACGGAGCCAGTATGACTCTATCTGCAGCTGTAGAAATGCAGGGAGAAAGGGTCAAGAccaaaaagcaaatgttttacatgtgtcagtatatcctctcttttccccaatctgaaacacgggtagcagcacgaatctctgcctgtctgactgacatctctcagtggatgtctgcacaccacctgaaaatgtaccttgacaagactgaaatacttttccttccagggaaagactctcccacccacgacctgactattaactttgacaactccgtgttaacccccactcagactgctaggaacctgggtgtgacactcgacagtcaactctccctcactgccaacattactgcaacaacacgttcctgtagatacatgctgcacaacatcaggagaatacgcccccttctcactcagaaggcggtgcaggttctggtccaggctctggtcatctcatgcctagactattgtaactcgct
The sequence above is drawn from the Hippoglossus hippoglossus isolate fHipHip1 chromosome 22, fHipHip1.pri, whole genome shotgun sequence genome and encodes:
- the LOC117756533 gene encoding piggyBac transposable element-derived protein 4-like, yielding MQLQIRHRARKKKKKKKKKEKEKETEVSMSHQARFTREQVLQQLFSQQQSSEPEEDAEEAYDREEGCCSSSSAAAQSAAAATPIGVPPGPTTHATSRTHDVASTFRLFVTPRVENIILEMTNLEGRRKYGDDWKGMDETDLRAYVGLLILAGVYRSRGEAAASLWDAQSGRAIFRATMPLKVFHTYSRLLRFDDRETRRARRAADKLAAMREVWDAWVARLPRLYNPGPEVTVDEQLVPFRGRCPFRQYMPSKPAKYGIKSWVACDAKSSYAWKMQVYTGKPIGGHPERNQGLRVVLDVTEGLLGRNVTCNNYFTSYELARQLLERKITVVGTVRKNKPELPTGLLAVKEREVFSSRFAFTPTATLVSYIPKKNKNVVLLSTRHAEADVSDREDRKPVIVLDYNRNKGGVDNLDKVIGTYSCRRMTARWPLVVFHNILDVSSYNAFVIWREINPDWMPGKRNKRRVFLEQLGKALVTPFIARRERIPAVKATAARRALDHDDDDDNARPERPATPLALQQQQQQQQQQQQQPEHPASSLALVAAAAAPLGAMGQWVREEWRGVGASGEAVAVRRYPGESVGDAGSREEKDKDFQGQVGRGFAVYMTKNRHDDAQGSAG